One window of Sphingobacteriales bacterium genomic DNA carries:
- a CDS encoding HYR domain-containing protein: MVVNDTQAPSANCQNATVSLGPGGIASVSASQINNGSVDNCGITGTSLSGTTNYNCTHIGGTFTVTLQVNDAAGNTATCSATVTVNDNNGYCCDAPQAICHPSLQLY; the protein is encoded by the coding sequence GTGGTGGTCAATGATACACAAGCCCCAAGTGCCAACTGTCAAAACGCAACCGTTTCATTGGGACCCGGCGGTATCGCCTCCGTGTCTGCTTCACAAATAAATAACGGCAGTGTGGATAATTGCGGAATAACAGGCACTTCCCTGTCTGGAACAACAAATTATAATTGTACCCATATCGGAGGCACCTTTACGGTAACCCTTCAGGTAAACGATGCGGCAGGAAACACCGCTACCTGTTCGGCAACTGTTACAGTCAACGATAACAACGGCTACTGTTGCGATGCCCCGCAAGCCATCTGCCATCCATCCCTTCAGTTATATTAA
- a CDS encoding HYR domain-containing protein encodes MRCPASHLPSIPSVILNGSGTATLTPSQVDNGSTADCGLQSIQVSPTNFNCAHVGFPQTVVLTVTDIYNNTSTCQTTLTVADNSPPSVVCKNHQVYLSGNSASITTTDVYGSGSDNCGTVNLQSVSPNSFDCNDVGSNTVVLTVMDVNGNTATCSSTVMVIDNTPPSVSCKNINVNLVGASVTVTPADVYDFGSDDCGTVILESVSPNTFTCAETGTNTVVLTVNDGNGNTASCSATVTVSDTAPPIFGSCPENILVNADENCIAIATWILPNASDNCSSNMIQIEGSESGQYFPFGSSTITYLATDDSNNTPSVVLR; translated from the coding sequence TTGCGATGCCCCGCAAGCCATCTGCCATCCATCCCTTCAGTTATATTAAATGGTTCGGGAACCGCTACTTTAACCCCCTCACAAGTTGATAACGGCAGCACCGCAGACTGTGGTTTGCAATCTATACAGGTCTCTCCCACCAACTTTAACTGTGCGCATGTCGGTTTTCCGCAAACCGTAGTGTTAACAGTTACCGATATCTACAACAATACCTCGACATGTCAGACCACATTAACCGTTGCTGATAATTCGCCGCCGTCTGTGGTGTGTAAAAATCATCAGGTTTATTTGTCCGGTAATTCCGCCTCAATCACAACAACAGATGTTTATGGTTCGGGCAGCGATAACTGCGGCACAGTCAATCTGCAGTCAGTCAGCCCCAATAGTTTTGATTGCAACGATGTGGGTTCCAATACGGTTGTTTTGACCGTAATGGATGTCAATGGCAATACAGCCACCTGTTCCTCTACAGTGATGGTCATTGACAACACCCCTCCTTCTGTATCCTGTAAAAACATAAACGTCAATCTCGTCGGAGCATCGGTTACTGTTACCCCTGCCGATGTATATGATTTTGGATCCGATGACTGCGGTACGGTGATTTTGGAATCAGTCAGCCCCAACACGTTTACCTGTGCCGAAACAGGCACCAACACCGTAGTTTTAACGGTCAACGACGGCAATGGCAACACTGCCTCCTGTTCGGCAACCGTAACTGTAAGCGATACCGCTCCACCAATCTTTGGCTCTTGTCCTGAAAACATATTGGTCAATGCCGATGAAAATTGTATAGCAATAGCGACCTGGATATTGCCCAACGCAAGCGACAACTGTTCGTCAAATATGATACAAATAGAAGGCTCTGAAAGCGGTCAATACTTCCCATTTGGCAGCAGTACCATAACCTATTTGGCAACCGATGACAGCAACAACACGCCATCTGTAGTTTTACGGTAA